One segment of Dama dama isolate Ldn47 chromosome 15, ASM3311817v1, whole genome shotgun sequence DNA contains the following:
- the LOC133070756 gene encoding transcription factor BTF3-like isoform X2 yields MKETIRNQEKLAKLQAQVRIGGKGTAHRKKKVVHRTAPADDKKLQFSLKKLGVNNISGTEEVNKFTNQGTVIHFNNPKVQASLAANTFTITGHAETKQLTEMLPSILKQLGADSLTSLRKLAEAVPKQYLVENFDEASKNEAN; encoded by the exons ATGAAAGAAACTATCAGGAACCAGGAGAAACTCGCCAAACTGCAGGCACAAGTGCGCATTGGTGGGAAAGGAACTGCTCACAGAAAGAAGAAGGTGGTTCATAGAACAGCCCCAGCAGATGACAAAAAACTTCAGTTCTCTTTAAAGAAGTTGGGGGTAAACAATATCTCTGGTACTGAAGAGGTGAATAAGTTCACAAATCAAGGAACAGTGATTCACTTTAACAACCCTAAAGTTCAGGCATCGCTGGCAGCAAACACTTTCACCATTACAGGCCACGCTGAGACAAAGCAACTGACTGAAATGCTCCCCAGCATCTTAAAGCAGCTTGGTGCCGACAGTCTGACCAGTTTAAGGAAACTGGCTGAAGCTGTGCCCAAACAAT ATCTTGTGGAGAATTTTGATGAGGCTTCCAAGAATGAAGCAAACTGA
- the LOC133070756 gene encoding transcription factor BTF3-like isoform X1: MKETIRNQEKLAKLQAQVRIGGKGTAHRKKKVVHRTAPADDKKLQFSLKKLGVNNISGTEEVNKFTNQGTVIHFNNPKVQASLAANTFTITGHAETKQLTEMLPSILKQLGADSLTSLRKLAEAVPKQSVDGKAPLATGEEDDDQVPDLVENFDEASKNEAN, from the coding sequence ATGAAAGAAACTATCAGGAACCAGGAGAAACTCGCCAAACTGCAGGCACAAGTGCGCATTGGTGGGAAAGGAACTGCTCACAGAAAGAAGAAGGTGGTTCATAGAACAGCCCCAGCAGATGACAAAAAACTTCAGTTCTCTTTAAAGAAGTTGGGGGTAAACAATATCTCTGGTACTGAAGAGGTGAATAAGTTCACAAATCAAGGAACAGTGATTCACTTTAACAACCCTAAAGTTCAGGCATCGCTGGCAGCAAACACTTTCACCATTACAGGCCACGCTGAGACAAAGCAACTGACTGAAATGCTCCCCAGCATCTTAAAGCAGCTTGGTGCCGACAGTCTGACCAGTTTAAGGAAACTGGCTGAAGCTGTGCCCAAACAATCTGTGGATGGAAAAGCACCACTTGCCACTGGAGAGGAGGATGATGATCAAGTTCCAGATCTTGTGGAGAATTTTGATGAGGCTTCCAAGAATGAAGCAAACTGA